The following DNA comes from Caulobacter mirabilis.
CAGCTCGCCCTTGTCGTTGAACACCCATTCCTGGAGACCCAGGTGTTCGATGGTCACCACGCAGTTGATGCGATTGAGAAGGCCGTCGTCGGCGTGCCGGCGCAGGAAGTCCTTGATCGCGTTCCCTCCGGCGAAATGGCCGGCGGACAGCATGATCATGATGCTCCGGGGCAAGGCTTCGCGAGGCAGTCGGGCCAGGTACTGCGCGATGTCGACGACCACGTCGGGTCCGTTGTCCTCGACGCCGTTGGTCCCGTCCGTATGGCTGTTCAGGACAACCAGTTCGTCGGACTGACCCGGGATCACGCCGACCAGGTTCCTAGTCTTCGCGGGCTCGATCGTCGCTTCCAGGGTCAGCCTCGCCGAGCGCCCGGCCGCAGCCGCCGCCTGCAGCTTCACGCCGACCGCCTTGTCGACATAGAGCCCTGGCAACTCGCGGAAGACGGCGTCGTAGGGCCCGTAGATCTTGCCGTATCTGGGTTGGAGGGAGTCGGCGGTGATCACCACCAGCCCCCGCGCGCCGACCGGCTCCAGCGCCTCGAGCAGGCTGGGCGCGACCAGGGAAATCCAGGACCGCTTGTAGGGTTCGGTCGGGAGCAGCTTGGGACCGCGATCGTAGGTGTCGATCGCCAGTTCGGTGAACATGCCCGCCTTGGTCGGCAGGACCGGCGTCTCCGCCACCACGATCTTGCCCGCCAGGCCGGCGAGCAGTTCGGCCGATCCAGGCCGGCGGTTGGCGATCGTCCCGACCTGCGCGGCGGTCAGATAGGCGAGCTCGCCGACCACGCCCTCCTTGGGCGTCACGCCGGTGTAGGGAATGTAGGCCGGGACGGACACGGCCTCATCGCCCACCGTCAGCCCCCAGGCCGTCGGCGTCCACCGCTGCATCTCGACGTCCTCGTACCGGACGTCTTTCACCCCCGCCTTGACCAGCCGGTCATGCAGGCGATCGATATAGGCGTCGTGCGAGGCGGACCCGGTGGCGCGCAGGCCCATGGCGTCGAGGTC
Coding sequences within:
- a CDS encoding PA domain protein is translated as MTLSRRDALTSIAAVGLAGLTGGRATARAFADGPGRPLPASAAVTVDRSQFLPSSQMRQWHVDLDAMGLRATGSASHDAYIDRLHDRLVKAGVKDVRYEDVEMQRWTPTAWGLTVGDEAVSVPAYIPYTGVTPKEGVVGELAYLTAAQVGTIANRRPGSAELLAGLAGKIVVAETPVLPTKAGMFTELAIDTYDRGPKLLPTEPYKRSWISLVAPSLLEALEPVGARGLVVITADSLQPRYGKIYGPYDAVFRELPGLYVDKAVGVKLQAAAAAGRSARLTLEATIEPAKTRNLVGVIPGQSDELVVLNSHTDGTNGVEDNGPDVVVDIAQYLARLPREALPRSIMIMLSAGHFAGGNAIKDFLRRHADDGLLNRINCVVTIEHLGLQEWVFNDKGELEPTGRNELAALFTPEIPALVTAAKAWAVNADASPTYVIPPIHPDADGSANEAVWPGEGQYFWGLGGIPTINYITGPACLLNYDIETVGYVDFALLHRQTAACAQMILDLGRVSRAELPRRVRKRS